One uncultured Fretibacterium sp. DNA window includes the following coding sequences:
- the rplS gene encoding 50S ribosomal protein L19 encodes MNILNLVEKKYFKTEGVPEFRPGDTLRVHVKVKEGVRERIQVFEGIVIGRQHGGLSETFTVRKISNGVGVERIFPLHCPSIEKIEVKRLGKVRRAKLYYLRKLSGKAARIKERREFD; translated from the coding sequence ATATTGAACCTTGTGGAGAAGAAATATTTCAAGACGGAGGGGGTACCGGAGTTTCGTCCCGGCGATACCCTTCGCGTCCATGTGAAGGTCAAGGAGGGCGTCCGTGAGCGCATTCAGGTTTTCGAGGGGATCGTGATCGGACGGCAGCATGGGGGCTTGAGCGAGACCTTTACCGTCCGCAAGATCTCGAACGGCGTCGGCGTCGAGAGGATCTTCCCCCTGCACTGCCCCTCCATCGAGAAGATCGAGGTCAAGCGCCTGGGCAAGGTGCGCCGCGCCAAGCTCTACTATCTTCGTAAGCTGAGCGGCAAGGCCGCGCGCATCAAGGAGCGCCGCGAGTTCGATTAG